CTCGGAGAATCTTGATATCAGTACCGCTAAGTTTTCAGCAAATCCGAGACACGAGTTTAATAACCGGAACAAATACTAAAACGCCCCATGAGACATTATGTTATAGATTTAGACTATAAAATATTTTGCAAAGTTACAAATTTATGCTAAAATCGCCCGTTTTTAAATTTACCTAAAAGGGAAGAGATGAAAAAATATTTAGCCGAGTTTTTTGGCACATTTTGGTTGGTTTTTGGAGGTTGCGGCAGTGCGATATTTGCTGCGGCTTTTCCGGAGCTTGGTATTGGCTTTGTAGGCGTTGCGTTTGCGTTTGGTCTTACAGTTCTTACTATGGCTTATGCAGTTGGTCACATCAGCGGCGGTCACTTCAATCCTGCTGTTTCGGTTGGCCTACTAGTTGGCGGAAGATTTGACAAAAAAGACTTCGTGCCTTACGTCATCGCACAAGTTATCGGAGCGATCGCAGCTGCTGCTGTGCTATATCTCATCGCTTCAGGCAAGGCTGGATTTGATGCTGCTGCGAGCGGTTTTGCTAGCAACGGATACGGCGAGCACTCACCAAATGGTTACAGCCTAGTTTCAGCGCTAGTTGCTGAGGCAGTTTTAACTGCGTTTTTCCTTATCATCATCTTAGGTGCAACTGATGAGCGTGCACCAAAAGGCTTTGCACCGATCGCTATTGGCCTTGGTTTGACACTTATCCACCTTATCTCGATACCTATCACAAACACATCAGTTAACCCAGCTCGTTCAACTGGCGTTGCGATATTTCAGGGCGGTTGGGCGTTAGAGCAGCTTTGGCTTTTCTGGGTCGCACCTATCGTTGGAGCTATCATCGGAGCTATCATCTATAAAGTTATGGGCTGCACATGCGGCTGCTGCAAAAGCGCAAAATAATTAAATTTATACTTCAAGGGCGGTCTTCGCCCTTTCTATTTTCATAAAATTTTTAAAATTAAGATCAGTTAAGCGAATATAATAATCTATTTAACATATTACCGTTATTACATCTAACCTCTACTTCGCTATCATTCTAGCTTCGTCTTAACAAACAGTAAGCGCATCGCAATTAAATTATTCTTTGAGTTCTTTGTGTCACTATAACCTCGTCTCCGCAATCCAACAAACCATCGTAAGCCTTCCGGTAATCATAATAGATAGCGGGTCATTAAAGTCGCTACATCTAGGCGACATCGGCATCAATTCATTTGCAAAATAGTTTTAGGCTATATAAACAAACTTGAACGTCGCACTTTAGTATGCCGTTTTACTAGCAACCGCAAGCCAAGAAATGTTATAAAGTAGTAGGTTTTTAACCAAGTAGGCACACGAGCCAGAAATCTATTCTAAAATTAAATATTTTATCACGCACGCCGGCCATAAAATTCTGATATTTTTGGTTATTTTATCGATTTTTTTTATGAAATTTTAATAAACTCCGCTATTTTTACCACTTCCATATCGAGCTAAAAACACTATAAAATTTCTCTAAATTTCTTTTTCGGAATTTTTAAACGGACTATATATGTTTATTTTTTATCTCTACGCTTGTGATTTTTAAGAACATCGACAAGATCGTGATTTTTGTGTTTATACCTACCTTCAACGAAAAGCTCCTTTGGAGATTTTTATATCGCATTCGGGCAAATTTACCCGCGCCTACCTACACTCCAGCTTTGTTATAGTTTGCGTATTAGCAAAGTACGACGGATAGGGCATAGAGAGGCTAAAATTTCGTATTTGTTTAGGCGCGATATTTTTAGCGACGCTAGCGGTGATCTCAGCTACGTTTGAGCGCTCGTCGCCGCGCGAAAAGAGCGATAATCCGCTAGGCTTAAAGATAGAGCCCGCGATCGTCTCCTTGCTCACGGGGTTATTGATGAGCTTAACGGTCAGATCGCAGTTTGCGATGCCAAACGCGCCCGTATTTCGCACCGAGCCCTTAAACACGATGGTTTCGTTTCTTAGCACGCGGTGACCGGAAAACTCCGTTAGCACGGCCTTTTTGGTGTATTTATCCACGATCATCATGAAAAAATATCCAAGCGTTAGCGTCGCTATTACGTTTATCGCGATGTAAATTTTAAAAAATTTAGTATTTTTTTCGCCGCGGGCGATCAGCGCGAAAAGTACCGATAGTAGCGCCAAAACCGCAAGCGCGATGAAGTGAAATACGTTAAAATACCCTTCCATCAAAAGCACTCCGAACTTGTCGTGATATTATAGTCCTGCGTGCGAAAGTTATTTACCGCGTGCGTGATCTCGCGAGTCGCGTTTACGTCCAGCGCCTCTTTTAGCACAATATTTTCCCTCAAAAACGGCTTTAGCTCGTTTGCGTATCGGCGCAGCGTATTGCCCGAGTTTTTGTAAAAGCTAAGGCCGATTTCGCAGTAGTTAAACGGTTTTTTGGAGAGATTTGTGAGGCGCAGATCCACAAGCAACGTGTTTGAGTACTCAAGCTGCTTAGTTGAGACTAGCTCGAGCGAGCGAGTTCGCAAATTTTCATCTAAAAGCTTAGGCATAAAATACGCCCCACACCCAAGCCCTGCGATAGTAACGATCATCAGCGCAAAGCCCGCGAAAAAGGACTTTGACGCGACGTAAACACAAAGCGAAACGAGCGCTAAAAAGGTCAAAAACATCCAGATATAGGCGGCAAAATCCACCCAGCCAAGGTGCGTCAGATAGAAATTTAAGCCTTGTTTTAGTTCGTTTATCATCTTGCCTCTTTGCTTCGTTTGCCTTGCGGCGAGCCAAATTTAAAATCCTCCTGCACAAAGCGTGCCAAATTTGACCGCTCTAGCCTTTTCGCGAGTTTTTTTCCTCTATGCCGCTTAGTCCAAAACGGCGTGCAAGCTCGGCCTTGACGCGGTCAGGATGCACTCCGTGTAGCGCTAGTGCCACGAGTGAGTGAAAGCATAGATCGGCCGCCTCGTAGATGATCTCCTCGGTCGGCGTTTTTGGCTTTTGGCTTTGATGCGCCGCGGTTTGGCTGTTTTGGTTTGCGGCGTTTTCGTTTGAAATTTTAGCAAAATTTTCGTTTTGGGTTAAATTTGACGAAATTTGGCCGCCGCTCGCGGCAGAGTTAAACTGCGCAGTTTCATTTTTGCGCGCCGAGGCGTCCTTACACGCCATCACGAGCTCCGTGGCCTCCTCGCCGACTTTTTTTAGGATTGCGTTTTCGCCTTTTTTAAATAGACTCGCGACATATGAAGTCTGCGGATCGGCGTTTAGCTTGCGGTCTAATATCGCGTGATAAACCTCGTCGATTATGCCGTAGATCGGCTTTTTGGCTTGGTTTGGATTTTGTTCTTGCGTCAAATTTTGCCCGTCGGTGCTAGTTAAATTTGACTTGCCGCCGTCTCCAGAAATCTTTCTAAAAAAGCACGATTTTTCACCGGTATGGCACGCTATGCCACCGTTTTGAACGACTTTGAGCAAGATCGTGTCGTTGTCGCAGTCAAGGAAAATCTCATCTATCGCCTGCGTATTTCCGCTCTCCTCGCCCTTTTTCCAGATGCGGTTTTTCGTGCGCGAGAAATAGTGCGCAAAGCCCGTTTTTAGGCTCAAATTTAACGCTTCTTCGTTCATATAAGCAAGCATCAAAACCTCGCCGCTCGAGCTTTCTTGAACGATGGCGGGCAAAAGGCCGCCCACTTTTTCCCAGTCTATTTCCATTTTTTATTTCCTTTCGGCTACGGTTTTAACTCGGCGCGCGGGTAATTTTGAGCTGCATAAAAAATATCGCCGCTCGTTTAAATTTAGCAAATTTTAAAGCTCAAATTTGACTTCAAATTTGAGCTTTAAAAGGCGAAGTTTTTTGCAAAAACATTTCGCTTCGCAAAAACCACACCTATTTCGAGATGATTTTGGAGCTACTTGGCCAAATTTAGCGGCAAACATGGCTATTGCTTGTGATTGTAACCACAGGTGAAACAAAAACCACGCAAAAAGCGCTCGCCCGCAAAGCGCAAAAAAGGCGAGCCGCTCCAAACAAAAATTATTGCGTTATCGCGCTTTGCTTCTCTTTATCCTTCGTGTCCACCCAGATATTCGGCACCGCTCCGCCAGGCGTTAAGAATATCTTCGCATCTTTATTTTCGCGTAACGCCTCGTTAAATTTGGCCTGCGTTTCGATCTGCTTTAAATTTAGCAAATTTTGATCTAGGCTTTTTGCGACCTCTTTGTTTGCGTATGCCTGTGCGTCGGCTTCGATTTTAGCCGCATCCGCACGACCCTGAGCCTCGATGATAGCGGCTTTTGCCGTACCTTCTGCGAGGGCTGCTTTTTTGAGCGCCTCTTGATTTGCGCGCTCTACTTCATACTTGGTTCGCTCGGCCTCTTGCTTAGCGATTTGTACGCGCTCGATCTGCTCTTTTACTTTTTCAGGCAGGATGATCTCGCGAAGCTGCACGGTTAGCAGTTCGACGGGTTTATTTGGCTGCGCGTCGATGTCCTTGCGGATGCCCTCGTCGATAGCCGTAGCTAGATCGTTTCGCTTCGTCGGAAGCTCCTCTGCGGTGTATTTACCAGCGATACTGCGCACGACGTCGCGTACGACGGGATCTACGATCTTGTTTTCCCAGCTAAGCCCCCAAGCCGCGATCGTTTGAGGCGCGTTTTCCGGATTTAGGCGGTACTGCACGGTTATGTCGATGCTAACAGGCAAGTTTCTCGCGTCCAAAACGGAGATCGAGTTTTTGCGGATGATGCCAGCTTGAGCCTGTGCGCCGTACTTTTGCGCCGCCTCGCCCATATCTTCGCCCGATGTGTAGTTGATGAGGCGCACGCGCGTATCGACTACGATGACCTTTTGTAAGAACGGGATAAAGAAGTGCAGTCCCGGCTGCATCGGAGACGGGTCGTATTTACCCAAATTTGACTTGATACCCACTTCGCCCGAGTTTATCGTGACAAAAGGCTGCGTGAGCGCGATCACGGCCACGAGCGCGATGATGACGTAGGCAAAGGCCGAAATTTTACCAAATCCTTTAAAATCAGGCGTTTTAAAATTTACTTTTGGGCCTTTACTCTCGCCGCCGTTATCGTCTCCGCCGCTAGAGCCGCGTTTTTTATTAAAATAATCATTCAAATCTGCTGGCATTTCGTTCCTTAAATGTAAGTTAGCATTGAAGCGTATTTCGGATTGCGTCCGTAAACTACGTCAAAATACGCGTCTTGTAGGCGTTTAGTTACCGCGCCGCGCTCGCCCGTGCCGATAACGCGGTTGTCGATGTTGCTTATCGGAGTGACCTCAGCCGCCGTACCCGTGAAAAACGCCTCGTCCGCAGTGTATGCGCGGTCGCGGGTGATGCGCTCTCTGCGCACTTCGATACCTAGATCGCGGGCGATTTTGATGACGGTGTCTTGCGTGATGCTAGCTAGGCTGCTATCGTTTGGAGGAGTGATGAGCGCGCCGTCTTCCACGATGAAAAAGCACTCGCCCGGTCCCTCGGATATGTAGCCCTCGCTATCAAGCAGCAGCGCCTCGTCGTAGCCCGCATCTTTGGCTTCGTAGTTAGCCATTTGCGAGCAGAGGTAGTTCGAGCTTGATTTCGCGCGGCTCATTTGACCGCCGACGTTTAGTTTAGCAAAGCTGGAAATTTTCACGCGGATGCCTTTTTTTAGCCCCTCCTCGCCTAGATACGCACCCCACTCCCATGCCGCGATTGCTGTATTTACGGGAGCTTTTGTGTGGGCTAGACCCATGATGCCGTAGCCTAGATAAACGATCGGGCGCAGATATACGTTTGATTTAAATTTATTTGCGCGAAGCAGCTCGACCTGTGCGTCTTCGAGCTCTTTTTGCGTGTATTTGACGTTTAGGATCGTCATTTTGGCTGATTTTAGCAGGCGCGCGGTGTGGTCGCTTAGGCGAAATATCGCTAAGCCCTTATCCGTCATATAGGCTCTAGTGCCCTCAAATACAGCGTTTGCATAGTGAAGCGAGTGGGTTAAAACGTGGACTTTAGCGTCCTCCCATTTGACTAATTTTCCATCCATCCAGATAAATTCGGAAGGGTTCATTTGACATCCTTTTTTTATAAAATTTGCTGAGTGTAGCTAAAATTTCTTTAAAATTTTGTAATGTTTAAGATTTCGGTCTAAAATTTTGAGCTTGCGAGGTAAAATTTACTCCGATTTTAGAGCTCATCGGCTACGGTGTCTTCGATATTTTCGGCAAACGGTAGCACGAGCGTCTTACGAGAGCCAAACGCGTTATGCCACAGAGCTTTTTTGATCGCTTCGTAAGGCGTATCATAAATTTTAGCCAGCTCTTGCAGTAGCTCCTCGGCCTTATCGTCGCTTAAATTTTTACGGCGATAAAATAGCATTAACGTCGCGCCGATACCGATAAACTCAAATCCAAATCGCTCGTTCATCATCAAAATAAACGCGTACGTCTGCTCAGGTTCAAAATCATCGGCAAAATACCCCTGTATCATCCGCGCAAAGGCGTCCGTACTGCGCTCGCAAGGGCACAGATACACGTCGATATCCTCGTCAAGAGCGTTATAATCGCGGGTATTTAGGCATTCTAAAGCCTTTAATTTATCGGGATAGTTTAGGCTAAATTTACCGTAAAATTCGCTCACTTCAGCCTTATACTCGGGATCGTTTAGTATGTCCAGCATCAAACAAAACTCCGCAGCCGGAAAGTCTCGAGCGTCCGGATTTTGCGCGCTATACTCTTCCTCGTCAAGCATCTCGAAACTAGAGCTTGCGTGCATATTCGTGTATTCGCACTGCGGAGCGTTTTCGATGATAAAAAGCGGCTTAAATCCCGTATGCTGCTCGCACAAGCGATTATATGCGATCGTGACGGCGTTCATATTTTGATGAGCGTTAAGGACGCCGTATTTTAGGGTAAAATTCGCCTCTTTCGTGTAGCGCGGATCAGGCTTTGCAAACCTAAAAGAAATAAGCTTTTCCGGACGACAAACGGTGTAAAAAGCTAGTTTTAATTTCTCAAAAAACGACATATTTTTTCCTTTTTAAATAATTTAATTATTTAGTTTAAAGGGACAATTTAAATCAAAAACGGCTTAAATCTCAAATTTGACCGCAGACTTTTAATCCAAATTTGACTTCAAATTTTAAATAAAAAACAATATAGCGAAGCATTTTACTTTTTACTTTACGCTTATGCTCGCAACAAGTATACGAAGCGGAAACTAGCCCGGCAGGATACATATAGTAGCAACCAAGTTTGGATGATATTTCCTTCCGTTTGCAGTTGCGACCGCAAGCATAAGTATAAGTAAAATACGAGTCGGCAAAACCGCTATTTTTCTAAAATTATCCTAGTAGCAGCCGGATCCACGCACTCCTCGTCCATTATAATTTCGCCTATCTCGCTTGCCCTTATCACGCCCGAGAGCGGATTTTTCACGCTAGCTATGCTGCCTAAAATTTCCGCGTCCACGCTTGAGTACTCAAAGGCTAGCGTGGTATCTAGCGTTTGGCAGCCGCGCAGCACGAGATTTTGCACGTAGCAAAGCCCTTGCAGGCTTTCTATCACGCAGTTTTCAAAGGTCACGTTTTTGCTATTCCACGCGAGGTATTCGCCGCTTATAAAGCTATTTCGCACGGTCACGTTCTCGCAGTTCCAAAAGGCGTCTTTGCTAAGCAGTTTGCTATCCTCGACGAGCAGGTTTTTACAGCCGTCAAAGCCGTAGTTCCCGTCCAAATTTAGCCCGTAAACGCGCAGGTTTTCGCAGTTCATCGCAAAATAATCCCCGCGCGCGCAGACGTTTTTTATCTCCACGTCCTCACAGCTCCACAGCGTCTCCTCGGCCTGGGTCAAATTTACGCTTTCCAGCCTCAAATTTTGGCACCTGCGGAAGGATTTTGGCGCTTGGATTAGCGTATCTTTAAAGCTAACGTCCCGCGCATACCAGATGCCAGCGCGCGCCATCTGCATCAAAAACCCGTCCTCCACGGTGACGTTTTTGGTGTACCACAGCGGATATTTCCACTCGAAAGTGCAGTTTTTCAGGCGCAAATTTTGCCCGTGCTTTAGCGGCGACTCGCCTGCTGCAAACCCGCACCGCTCAAACTCCGCGTCCTTTACGCCAAACATCGCGCGCTCGCCGATAAATTTTTGCTCGACAAATTTTTGCATATTTCGCCTCCGCCGTTTTTTACTTAGATTATATCGGTTTTACGGCAACAGGGGTGTAAATTTGAAAATTCAAAGCGAAATTTGTGAAGCAAACGTGTAAATTTAAGCAACAGAGAAAATCAAAGCGTTTGGGCATTGCTATTGTCTTTAGGAGTCCTATTTTCCCAAACGCTTGGCAGGAAAAGGTAAGATTTAGACTAGCGCAAAGGATGGAAACGCAAGCCTAAATTTTACCTTTTTGGCGGTCAAATTTGCCGTATCCACGCGGTGCGAGCGAGCGTCAAATTTGATCTAAATTTAAAGCTCGCGACCAGTCAAATTTGAGCGGGCAAATTTAACCCGGCCGCAAGCGCAAAATCCAAATTTACCAAAAGCGACCCGAAGCGCACCGGCCGGGAGCCGCTAAATTTTACTTCTCAAACGCCTTTTCTAGGCTAAACGGAAACGCCTGATAGCCCATCGCGTTGGTCATTTTGATC
This is a stretch of genomic DNA from Campylobacter showae CSUNSWCD. It encodes these proteins:
- a CDS encoding SPFH domain-containing protein, coding for MPADLNDYFNKKRGSSGGDDNGGESKGPKVNFKTPDFKGFGKISAFAYVIIALVAVIALTQPFVTINSGEVGIKSNLGKYDPSPMQPGLHFFIPFLQKVIVVDTRVRLINYTSGEDMGEAAQKYGAQAQAGIIRKNSISVLDARNLPVSIDITVQYRLNPENAPQTIAAWGLSWENKIVDPVVRDVVRSIAGKYTAEELPTKRNDLATAIDEGIRKDIDAQPNKPVELLTVQLREIILPEKVKEQIERVQIAKQEAERTKYEVERANQEALKKAALAEGTAKAAIIEAQGRADAAKIEADAQAYANKEVAKSLDQNLLNLKQIETQAKFNEALRENKDAKIFLTPGGAVPNIWVDTKDKEKQSAITQ
- a CDS encoding DUF2393 family protein, yielding MINELKQGLNFYLTHLGWVDFAAYIWMFLTFLALVSLCVYVASKSFFAGFALMIVTIAGLGCGAYFMPKLLDENLRTRSLELVSTKQLEYSNTLLVDLRLTNLSKKPFNYCEIGLSFYKNSGNTLRRYANELKPFLRENIVLKEALDVNATREITHAVNNFRTQDYNITTSSECF
- the aqpZ gene encoding aquaporin Z is translated as MKKYLAEFFGTFWLVFGGCGSAIFAAAFPELGIGFVGVAFAFGLTVLTMAYAVGHISGGHFNPAVSVGLLVGGRFDKKDFVPYVIAQVIGAIAAAAVLYLIASGKAGFDAAASGFASNGYGEHSPNGYSLVSALVAEAVLTAFFLIIILGATDERAPKGFAPIAIGLGLTLIHLISIPITNTSVNPARSTGVAIFQGGWALEQLWLFWVAPIVGAIIGAIIYKVMGCTCGCCKSAK
- a CDS encoding DUF3737 family protein — protein: MQKFVEQKFIGERAMFGVKDAEFERCGFAAGESPLKHGQNLRLKNCTFEWKYPLWYTKNVTVEDGFLMQMARAGIWYARDVSFKDTLIQAPKSFRRCQNLRLESVNLTQAEETLWSCEDVEIKNVCARGDYFAMNCENLRVYGLNLDGNYGFDGCKNLLVEDSKLLSKDAFWNCENVTVRNSFISGEYLAWNSKNVTFENCVIESLQGLCYVQNLVLRGCQTLDTTLAFEYSSVDAEILGSIASVKNPLSGVIRASEIGEIIMDEECVDPAATRIILEK
- the hisIE gene encoding bifunctional phosphoribosyl-AMP cyclohydrolase/phosphoribosyl-ATP diphosphatase HisIE → MEIDWEKVGGLLPAIVQESSSGEVLMLAYMNEEALNLSLKTGFAHYFSRTKNRIWKKGEESGNTQAIDEIFLDCDNDTILLKVVQNGGIACHTGEKSCFFRKISGDGGKSNLTSTDGQNLTQEQNPNQAKKPIYGIIDEVYHAILDRKLNADPQTSYVASLFKKGENAILKKVGEEATELVMACKDASARKNETAQFNSAASGGQISSNLTQNENFAKISNENAANQNSQTAAHQSQKPKTPTEEIIYEAADLCFHSLVALALHGVHPDRVKAELARRFGLSGIEEKNSRKG
- a CDS encoding DUF2393 family protein; its protein translation is MEGYFNVFHFIALAVLALLSVLFALIARGEKNTKFFKIYIAINVIATLTLGYFFMMIVDKYTKKAVLTEFSGHRVLRNETIVFKGSVRNTGAFGIANCDLTVKLINNPVSKETIAGSIFKPSGLSLFSRGDERSNVAEITASVAKNIAPKQIRNFSLSMPYPSYFANTQTITKLECR
- a CDS encoding branched-chain amino acid transaminase, with product MNPSEFIWMDGKLVKWEDAKVHVLTHSLHYANAVFEGTRAYMTDKGLAIFRLSDHTARLLKSAKMTILNVKYTQKELEDAQVELLRANKFKSNVYLRPIVYLGYGIMGLAHTKAPVNTAIAAWEWGAYLGEEGLKKGIRVKISSFAKLNVGGQMSRAKSSSNYLCSQMANYEAKDAGYDEALLLDSEGYISEGPGECFFIVEDGALITPPNDSSLASITQDTVIKIARDLGIEVRRERITRDRAYTADEAFFTGTAAEVTPISNIDNRVIGTGERGAVTKRLQDAYFDVVYGRNPKYASMLTYI